A DNA window from Acidimicrobiia bacterium contains the following coding sequences:
- a CDS encoding ABC transporter substrate-binding protein, which produces MGRRRGPLAVAALMAAAALLAAACDNGDSSGSGSGSGSGTDGSGASDGGPVVEQFAGTEMSIGVIPDAPTEATGEPIPVGLLNQEDTPLGSFPEVRLGAETAVQFLNEEMGGVDGRPIELHTCITDFSPEQSSACAQEMVQSDVVAVLGGIDLASAGSMPIFEQNEIPYVGGIPANFEEAQSPVSFQFSGGTWGAMTAFAYWAAEEVGAEKVAIAYGEFPPISDAAIQYGEAVLEARGVDDVDLVAFPIDTTDFLPVVTRAMEGNPDAIFWGTADAGCQSVMQSSFDLGVSAQLFMTGACAAPRIVEEVGPGAEGVLFNIEGVAKADVPNPEVDLFTAVADRYGEGAFDPQSAATVSFRSTMNLYALMTELGADNISTATIMEGLRTAVDVPSFDGHPYTCDGEQIPDLPAMCSPQENLVVWDGTELSQVNDDWIQVPEILREAGVG; this is translated from the coding sequence ATGGGTCGCAGGCGGGGGCCGCTCGCGGTCGCGGCGTTGATGGCTGCGGCCGCCCTGTTGGCCGCAGCCTGCGACAACGGCGACAGTTCGGGAAGCGGATCTGGAAGCGGTTCGGGGACCGACGGGTCCGGCGCCTCCGACGGTGGCCCCGTGGTGGAGCAGTTCGCCGGCACCGAGATGTCGATCGGTGTCATTCCCGACGCTCCCACAGAGGCAACGGGCGAGCCGATCCCCGTCGGTCTCCTGAACCAGGAGGACACGCCGCTGGGCTCGTTCCCCGAGGTTCGACTCGGCGCCGAGACCGCCGTCCAGTTCCTCAACGAGGAGATGGGGGGCGTCGACGGGCGACCGATCGAACTCCACACCTGCATCACCGACTTCTCGCCGGAGCAGTCGTCGGCCTGCGCGCAGGAAATGGTCCAGAGCGACGTCGTGGCCGTTCTCGGGGGCATCGACCTGGCCAGCGCCGGATCGATGCCGATCTTCGAGCAGAACGAGATCCCCTACGTGGGCGGTATCCCGGCCAACTTCGAGGAGGCCCAGAGCCCGGTGTCGTTCCAGTTCAGCGGCGGCACGTGGGGCGCCATGACGGCCTTCGCGTACTGGGCCGCCGAGGAGGTGGGCGCCGAGAAGGTCGCCATCGCCTACGGCGAGTTCCCACCCATCTCCGACGCCGCCATCCAGTACGGCGAGGCCGTCCTGGAGGCCCGGGGTGTCGACGACGTCGACCTCGTCGCCTTCCCGATCGACACGACCGACTTCCTCCCGGTCGTCACACGTGCCATGGAGGGAAATCCCGACGCCATCTTCTGGGGCACCGCCGACGCCGGCTGCCAGTCCGTGATGCAGTCGTCGTTCGACCTCGGCGTGAGCGCGCAGTTGTTCATGACGGGCGCGTGCGCGGCGCCGCGCATCGTCGAGGAGGTCGGTCCGGGTGCGGAAGGGGTCCTGTTCAACATCGAGGGCGTCGCCAAGGCCGACGTGCCCAACCCGGAGGTCGACCTCTTCACCGCCGTCGCGGACCGCTACGGCGAGGGGGCCTTCGATCCCCAGAGCGCTGCTACCGTCTCGTTCCGCTCGACGATGAACCTCTACGCCCTCATGACGGAGCTGGGTGCCGACAACATCTCCACCGCGACGATCATGGAGGGACTCCGCACAGCCGTCGACGTCCCGAGCTTCGACGGGCATCCCTACACCTGTGACGGAGAACAGATCCCGGACCTTCCCGCGATGTGTTCACCTCAGGAGAATCTCGTCGTCTGGGACGGCACCGAGCTGTCGCAGGTGAACGACGACTGGATCCAGGTTCCCGAGATCCTGCGTGAGGCGGGTGTCGGCTGA
- a CDS encoding methyltransferase domain-containing protein has protein sequence MRPHTTEAPLHGVPTALLRGECGTPFVPPDNRWATPADDAERAFVELVVELDVAPVLDVGCGPGRHVVALAERGIPALGIDVCERALDVARNRGASVLHRSVFDRVPAAGRWGSALLLDGNIGIGADPVRLMRRVAALLRPGGRLLVELDPPGTAADVRRVRLEIVAGHGPGTVGVGPWFDFGRLPADQAEASVAHAGLDVVDIWSDRGRHLALLVVPARVDAGSAADVDDTVRPPAGPGS, from the coding sequence GTGAGACCGCACACGACGGAAGCGCCGTTGCACGGTGTGCCCACCGCGCTGCTGCGCGGGGAGTGCGGGACGCCCTTCGTGCCGCCCGACAACCGCTGGGCCACGCCGGCCGACGACGCCGAGCGTGCCTTCGTCGAGCTCGTCGTCGAGCTCGACGTCGCGCCTGTCCTCGACGTCGGGTGCGGACCGGGCCGCCACGTCGTCGCCCTCGCCGAACGCGGGATCCCGGCGCTCGGCATCGACGTGTGCGAGCGGGCCCTCGACGTGGCACGCAACCGGGGGGCGTCGGTCCTCCACCGTTCCGTCTTCGACAGAGTCCCCGCCGCCGGCCGGTGGGGAAGCGCCCTGCTCCTCGACGGCAACATCGGGATCGGGGCCGATCCCGTCCGGCTGATGCGTCGTGTCGCTGCACTGCTGCGCCCCGGCGGGCGCCTGCTCGTGGAGCTCGACCCGCCGGGAACCGCCGCCGACGTGCGCCGCGTCCGCCTCGAGATCGTCGCCGGGCACGGTCCGGGCACCGTCGGCGTGGGGCCGTGGTTCGACTTCGGGCGGCTGCCCGCTGATCAGGCCGAGGCGAGCGTGGCGCATGCCGGTCTCGACGTCGTCGACATCTGGTCGGACCGCGGGCGGCACCTGGCGCTGCTCGTCGTCCCCGCCCGCGTCGACGCAGGTTCGGCCGCCGATGTCGACGACACGGTTCGGCCCCCGGCCGGGCCCGGGTCATGA
- a CDS encoding molybdopterin-dependent oxidoreductase, with amino-acid sequence MRLRWPPRPTVGPFRDGAFSGRLHDERTAAVLGVALGVGFTVCFATGVLSHLIQNPPSWFLWTSRPAGLYRLTQGTHVALGLALIPVLLAKLWVVYPKFFDWPPFGSFPHFVERVTILPLVGGGLFLTFTGLGNINVWRPWNFGFRPGHYWAAWITIGALVIHVFAKYATTRDALWRSGGHAAAKDLDATGDNGSAGMSRRGFLATTFGASAAVALFTVGQSFEPLRTVAYLAPRRPDSGPQGLPVNRTAASVGLTDVDVADYRLTVEGPAATDPFELTYDELRALPQRTVELPIACVEGWSANATWTGVPVSDLLERAGAPNDCEARAISMQDSPRQRSSDLNRLHAHDRDTLLALEVNGETLDADHGFPVRLIGPNRPGVMQTKWVSRLEAR; translated from the coding sequence ATGAGGCTCCGCTGGCCGCCCCGCCCCACCGTCGGGCCGTTCCGCGACGGCGCCTTCTCCGGTCGCCTCCACGACGAGCGCACGGCCGCCGTCCTCGGGGTGGCGCTCGGTGTCGGCTTCACGGTCTGCTTCGCCACGGGCGTGCTGTCGCACCTGATCCAGAACCCACCGAGTTGGTTTCTCTGGACGTCGCGCCCGGCCGGTCTCTACCGGCTCACGCAGGGAACACACGTGGCGCTGGGCCTCGCGCTGATCCCGGTGCTGCTTGCCAAGCTGTGGGTGGTCTACCCGAAGTTCTTCGACTGGCCGCCCTTCGGGTCGTTTCCCCACTTCGTCGAGCGCGTCACCATCCTGCCGCTCGTGGGCGGCGGCCTGTTCCTCACGTTCACCGGTCTGGGCAACATCAACGTCTGGCGTCCCTGGAACTTCGGTTTCCGGCCCGGCCACTACTGGGCGGCGTGGATCACCATCGGCGCGCTGGTGATCCACGTCTTCGCCAAGTACGCCACGACGCGCGACGCCCTGTGGCGCAGCGGCGGGCACGCCGCGGCGAAGGACCTCGACGCCACGGGCGACAACGGGTCCGCCGGGATGTCACGACGGGGCTTTCTCGCCACCACGTTCGGTGCCTCGGCGGCCGTGGCCCTCTTCACCGTCGGACAGAGCTTCGAGCCACTCCGGACAGTGGCCTACCTGGCGCCCCGCCGGCCCGACTCGGGCCCTCAGGGACTGCCGGTCAACCGCACCGCCGCCTCGGTCGGCCTCACCGACGTCGACGTCGCCGACTACCGCCTCACCGTGGAGGGACCCGCAGCCACCGACCCCTTCGAGCTCACCTACGACGAGCTGCGGGCCCTGCCGCAACGAACCGTCGAACTGCCGATCGCGTGCGTCGAGGGCTGGAGCGCCAACGCCACGTGGACGGGTGTTCCCGTGAGCGATCTCCTCGAACGCGCGGGCGCGCCGAACGACTGCGAGGCGCGTGCGATTTCGATGCAGGACAGCCCGCGGCAACGCTCGTCCGACCTGAACAGGCTGCACGCCCACGACCGTGACACGCTGCTCGCGCTCGAGGTCAACGGTGAGACACTCGACGCCGACCACGGGTTCCCGGTGCGCCTCATCGGGCCCAACCGGCCCGGGGTCATGCAGACCAAGTGGGTCTCCCGCCTGGAGGCACGGTGA
- a CDS encoding DUF2064 domain-containing protein: MTAPPATLIVIAKEPRPGRVKTRLCPPCTPEQAADLAAAALSDTLMAVATTPANRRILALDGTAGPWLPDGFDVVPQCGGALGERLSDAFSHADGPALLVGMDTPQIDPPLLSEALGRLCEPAGTAPDAVLGRALDGGWWALGLRRPDLPVFDGVPMSTDHTYPDQVRRFEELGLRHGDLPSLMDVDTFDDATAVAATAPGTAFAGAVAKVAALLESTP; the protein is encoded by the coding sequence ATGACGGCACCTCCGGCCACCCTGATCGTGATCGCCAAGGAACCACGACCCGGTCGCGTGAAGACCCGGCTGTGCCCACCGTGCACCCCGGAGCAGGCAGCCGACCTGGCCGCCGCCGCCCTCTCCGACACGCTGATGGCGGTCGCCACGACGCCCGCGAATCGCCGGATCCTGGCGCTCGACGGCACAGCGGGTCCGTGGCTACCCGATGGCTTCGATGTGGTTCCCCAGTGCGGCGGTGCCCTCGGCGAGCGGCTGTCGGATGCCTTCTCCCACGCCGACGGTCCGGCGCTGCTCGTGGGGATGGACACGCCCCAGATCGACCCGCCGCTGCTCAGTGAGGCCCTCGGGCGCCTCTGCGAGCCCGCCGGGACGGCTCCCGACGCCGTCCTGGGCCGCGCCCTCGACGGTGGCTGGTGGGCGCTCGGGCTCCGCCGCCCCGATCTCCCGGTCTTCGACGGGGTCCCCATGAGCACCGACCACACGTACCCCGACCAGGTCCGCCGTTTCGAGGAGCTCGGCCTCCGCCATGGCGATCTCCCCTCGCTCATGGACGTCGACACCTTCGACGACGCCACGGCGGTCGCCGCCACCGCTCCCGGCACGGCATTCGCGGGTGCGGTGGCGAAGGTCGCCGCCCTGCTGGAGTCGACGCCGTGA
- a CDS encoding response regulator transcription factor gives MTTPTRRVLVVEDDPTVSEVVVRYLERDGYDVCALDSGEAAVREADARRPDLAVLDLMLPDMDGLEVCRRLRDAGPVPVVILTAKGEEEDRLCGLEYGADDYVTKPFSPRELMARIRAVLRRTHAPTPDPVEPVTFGDLVIDTGARTVERGGAEVPLTAREFDLLAFLTTHPGVAFRRDELLERVWGYSYGDASTVTVHIRRLREKIEDEPSNPTRISTVWGVGYRFDA, from the coding sequence ATGACCACGCCGACCCGCCGCGTGCTCGTCGTCGAGGACGACCCGACGGTCTCGGAGGTCGTCGTGCGGTATCTCGAACGCGATGGATACGACGTGTGCGCCCTCGACAGCGGTGAGGCCGCCGTGAGGGAGGCCGACGCCCGTCGCCCCGACCTCGCCGTGCTCGACCTCATGCTCCCCGACATGGATGGTCTGGAGGTGTGTCGCCGCCTCCGTGACGCCGGCCCGGTTCCTGTCGTCATACTCACGGCCAAGGGCGAGGAGGAGGACCGTCTGTGCGGGCTCGAGTACGGCGCCGACGACTACGTGACGAAGCCGTTCTCACCCCGGGAGCTCATGGCCCGCATCAGGGCCGTCCTGCGCCGCACCCACGCGCCCACTCCCGATCCGGTGGAACCCGTCACGTTCGGCGACCTGGTGATCGACACGGGTGCCCGCACGGTGGAGCGCGGCGGTGCGGAGGTCCCACTCACCGCACGGGAGTTCGACCTCCTGGCCTTCCTCACCACCCATCCGGGGGTTGCCTTCCGACGCGACGAGCTCCTGGAGAGGGTGTGGGGCTACAGCTACGGCGACGCGTCGACGGTGACCGTGCACATCCGCCGGTTGCGCGAGAAGATCGAGGACGAGCCGTCGAACCCGACCAGGATCTCGACCGTGTGGGGTGTCGGCTACCGGTTCGACGCGTGA
- a CDS encoding glycosyltransferase family 2 protein — MPDVVLPVLDEVAALPRVLGSMPVGYRPIVVDNGSTDGSASVAEDLGAFVVHEPRRGFGAACFAGLTAASDDVVCFMDCDGSLDPTQLPRVADPVAKGVADLVLGARDAARGAWPLHARLGNRAVTRTIRKRYGVRLRDLGPMRAAHRSELVALDLRDRRFGWPLEMVVRALEAGWRVDEVDVTYAPRDGRSKVTGTVRGTARTIRDMRRVLA; from the coding sequence GTGCCCGATGTCGTGCTGCCCGTCCTCGACGAAGTGGCGGCGCTGCCGCGGGTTCTCGGGTCGATGCCTGTGGGCTACCGGCCGATCGTCGTCGACAACGGGTCGACCGACGGCTCGGCCTCGGTCGCAGAAGACCTCGGCGCGTTCGTCGTCCACGAGCCGCGCCGCGGTTTCGGAGCCGCGTGTTTCGCCGGACTGACGGCGGCCTCCGACGACGTCGTGTGCTTCATGGACTGCGACGGCTCGCTCGACCCCACGCAACTGCCACGCGTCGCCGACCCCGTCGCCAAGGGTGTGGCCGATCTCGTGCTGGGTGCTCGCGACGCCGCACGCGGCGCCTGGCCGCTGCACGCCCGCCTCGGCAACCGCGCCGTCACGCGGACGATCCGGAAGCGCTACGGCGTGCGCCTGCGCGACCTCGGGCCGATGCGTGCCGCGCACCGCAGCGAGCTCGTCGCCCTCGATCTCCGCGACCGCCGGTTCGGGTGGCCACTCGAGATGGTGGTGCGCGCCCTCGAGGCCGGGTGGCGCGTCGACGAGGTCGACGTGACCTATGCGCCCCGCGACGGGCGCTCCAAGGTCACGGGAACCGTGCGCGGGACCGCCCGTACCATCCGCGACATGCGGCGGGTCCTCGCATGA